The genome window AGTCCACTGTCCAAAGTACTACCTGGACCAGCAAACTGGCGATAAACATTCCCCAAAAGGGACCCCATAGCACCCAGAGGGGTTCCATCCCCTGCTCCCTCTTCATTCTCCGCGTGCTCTTCATCCTCCGCAATCAACCTCATCTCTCTATGTACTTTATCGTGCACCTCCTGCTGTTGTTGTCCAGTCAGATGAATCAGTCGATGGAACCGGGGGTCGAGGTAACTAGCAGAATTGAGTAGCATGAACGCGTCTTTGGTATGACTGTAGCGCTTCTCGAGGTCGGCGGAGATCTTAGTTTTCATGTCATTGAGTGCTTGAGGATCACCGGTAGATGGCTGAAGATGTGACATAAGCACGTACTTAAGGGGGAGAACGGCTGATGCGGTTGGAAATCGGTCAGTTGATAATGCCTCCGTGGCCACTTTAAAAGGCTGTAGCAATGATCTcacctacagaaaaaaaacataaataggCTACTGTTAGAATACTTGACGGTGGGCCTAatattctgctcctctgtcacgCTGAAAATGTTATGGCCTGTTAATGATTATTGGTTTGTTAATTTAGGCATGCAAAATCGCTGTGttagtttaatgtctgtgactCACCTGCTCCATGAGGCTCCACTCGTTGGTGTTCAACTCAAGATGACCGAGTTTTTTCTCCATAATGACAGCTGCCACCGGAGCTTGCTGCTCCGCTGCCCGACACACCATGTCATAAGTGCTATTCCAACGGGTGGCACAATCATTGATCAGCTTGGCAGGTTTCACTCCGAGCAGCCTCTGTTTAGATTCCAACAGGTAGCTGTCCGTGGTGGACTTGTTGAAATGCAGTGCTGTGGCCTTCAGTCTGTTGATAGGGCTTTTGATAGCTCGCACTGTTAGCCCTTTCCTCACAGCCAAGTTAATAGTGTGGGCCATGCATGGTACATTGGCTACTTGCAGGTGCCTCTCGACAGCGTTAATATAATTAGCCGCATTGTCTGTGGTAATGGACAGCACCGACTGGGGCCTCACGTTGTATTCTCCGAGTATATTGGCGATGCACTCTGCGAcgtgttcagctgtgtgggTTTCCTGGACTTCGGCTGTTTTAAGAATGATGTCCTTCATTTCCCAGTCATCGTTTATGAAATGTGCGGTGACTGTCACATATGCCTCGGTGGCTATCGAGGTCCATCCATCTGTTGTCAGGGAAATGTTTTCTCCGCTTAGCATTTTTTTGATGTTGTCTTTTGTTGCATCATAAAGTTTAACAACTCTGTCACTGATGGTTGCACGGGAAGGAACTGCGTACCTGGGTTCTAACTCCTGGACGAAATCTTTAAACCCAGACCCCTGCGAGATGTTTATCGGCCTCATATCTTTGCAGATAAATCGTGTCAGTTTATCGGTTATCTTCCTTTGACGTTCGGCTGATAAGCCCCGTGATGAGGAGGCAGGCATGAAAGAGGTGATTCGCGCCTGCTTGGCCTGAGGTTCATCAGTGTCCGAAGTTAGCTCGGCTAGCTTGCCAGGGTGTAGCGTCAACAGGTGTGTTCGCATGTTACTCGTCGTGATATGATACTTCATTCGAGCCTCGCACAGCTTGCATATTAcgctttttctgtttgttattGTTCCATTTTTTGACGGAAATCCAAAGTATTTCCATACCAAGCTTCTGTGATGTTCAGGAGTGGTAATCTCCACCCGTGAATTCTCCTCGCTCGCCATTAATCAAAAATGTATCCTAGGCAACGCTATGATAACGTTCAAGCATTGAAGTAACGCGATAACTCAACGTGAGATTTGGATTCAGTCAGACTCAGACTCGAAGAACGACAAAATTCCTCATTACGTTGTcttgaaaaaaaattaaaaaaaaataatttaacattCGACTAGTAATTCCTGCGTTCGAattctattgtttttttaatagtcGAATTATATTCGACGACTGAAAGTCGTTCCAACAGCCCTAATCATCATCAACACGCATGTGTTTATGCACGTGCCCGCGCGCACATACACGCGCACATGTGCACAGAAGTGCACGGACGCAAGTGCAGACACAAGCGCACACTCGCACGCCtgcatgcacaggcacacacagacagacatacacagacaaacacacgctTACCTTGCGTTCCCATATCTAAGAAGGAGCGCCTTCTCTTCGGGGTTGGGGATGGTGTGCGACACTCTGAGGTGCTGCTTCAAATTGACGTACTTGCCATAGCACAGGGCGCAGATCTTATCCACCTGTGTGTGACGGAGAGAGGGGTGGAGAAGTAAGGCGCTGCTGCCGCCGTGGGCGGATGCGTGCCTTAGTTTCAAAGTTGGCCATGGCGTCTACTTACCACTACCATCCTGGATCCTGCAAAGTGTGTTCTCCGCCTGCTGCAAAAGCAAACATAGTAGATTAGAACACGGAAGCTGGCCGCGAGATTCCAAATCCCCATCTATCACGTTAGCGTTAGCGCTAGCGTCGTCGGTCTTGTCGGTCTTTTCAAAAACGTCATTTGctacacatttatttaataaaCACAGGCACGAGCAAGCAAGCCCCGGTCAATAAACGCACGAGGCGTCCACTCAGTAACGACAAAAAAATCAAGCCTTCCATAGGACAGAACAAAATCATAAAACTTACCAGTGTGTTATTCCAATACCAGCGCGCGTACAGACAACCTTCTCCTCCCCCCTCGCTCTGTGGGAGGGGAAATAAAAAACGAGGGAGAATTAACCCCGTCGACACAGGAAGTAGTTGAGAAGAGTGGGGGAGGGGAGCGCAGTGGGGAACCCCGCGGCTCCTTGGCCGCCCGAAAGGCGCAGATCCCTGTTTCAAGTACTGAATTCAGTACTGGGTTAGTCATTCTATTCCATTCTGTGTTTGATTCACCAGACCATGTTCAGCTcatgttttttcacttttccaaaCTGAGTAAATGAAACATGAACCACTTATTCTCATCAAAGTAAAAATCACAAGGAATGTTGCTTCATATATTCAgaatataaaaacatgataaatgaCAGTGATATTTCTTACTGCTCTTATATTAATGAATATATAATTCCTGAGACACATTTTGCATTTATAATGTTCAATactacatgattttttttaatgcatacTTGTTTGTTGACACATATCTCCATGGTGGGGTATTGCAGAGAAATAAGGGTCAAATATATAAACTAATGCATGCAAAAATCCCCCATATTTTAGAACATTTGCAGTGGCAGGTGTGGACAGGTGATGCTATTTTATAAGCACATTGCTTAGTAATTATAACAGCATATTCACTACAGGCGGAAGATAAAAGTATTAGGCGAGCACTCAccaattgcatttttttttttattaaattattgtCATCAGTCCACTATTCTATGGACTTTTGGTGTATGAGTTATGCTGATGTTGCAGTGcaataataaaagaaaaccttggatccaaacaaacaaaccattaAAGGAGAAGCATGTTACAAGTCTTCccatattttattatattttccaATGATTTACTTCAAACAATTATTTTAGCTCCATCCATcacctccatctttctcctctttggcTTAGAACAGGTTGTTTTGAGCATTTTCCTGTTCTATTTGAATAACAATGACAGGGGTGGGTAGTAATGTGTGATGTAGTCATGCATGTGAGTGAAAAcagtagtttgtttttgttatggtTTTTTAGGACAGAGAACTATTTGTGTTCCTCTTGGTTAAACTGTGCTTCTACTCTTTACTCAAGCATATTTTTGAGCCAGCAATCTATGTTTTACTTGGCTAAATATCCCATTAATACCTTTGTTGCACTAGTCTGCTCTAAATGCAGGGATTGAGTGTTGGCAGGAGCAGTGCCTCTGCTGCAGATGCATTTGCTAGCTCCACCTGTTCATAGACAACATGAGGATGATTGAGCAAAACCCAGAAGAAGAT of Chaetodon auriga isolate fChaAug3 chromosome 1, fChaAug3.hap1, whole genome shotgun sequence contains these proteins:
- the LOC143324237 gene encoding E3 SUMO-protein ligase ZBED1-like produces the protein MVVVDKICALCYGKYVNLKQHLRVSHTIPNPEEKALLLRYGNARKSVICKLCEARMKYHITTSNMRTHLLTLHPGKLAELTSDTDEPQAKQARITSFMPASSSRGLSAERQRKITDKLTRFICKDMRPINISQGSGFKDFVQELEPRYAVPSRATISDRVVKLYDATKDNIKKMLSGENISLTTDGWTSIATEAYVTVTAHFINDDWEMKDIILKTAEVQETHTAEHVAECIANILGEYNVRPQSVLSITTDNAANYINAVERHLQVANVPCMAHTINLAVRKGLTVRAIKSPINRLKATALHFNKSTTDSYLLESKQRLLGVKPAKLINDCATRWNSTYDMVCRAAEQQAPVAAVIMEKKLGHLELNTNEWSLMEQVRSLLQPFKVATEALSTDRFPTASAVLPLKYVLMSHLQPSTGDPQALNDMKTKISADLEKRYSHTKDAFMLLNSASYLDPRFHRLIHLTGQQQQEVHDKVHREMRLIAEDEEHAENEEGAGDGTPLGAMGSLLGNVYRQFAGPGSTLDSGLVLQQEMRMYDAETPIPSDSNPLSWWKTSGTKYPHLARLARRYLSIPGTSVRAERVFSTAGMIVNKKRSALDPANVDRLVFLANNL